ggtctatgtgtctgttttgatgcccgtaccatgctgttttggttactatagctttgtagtatattttgtagtcaggtagtatgatgatgcctccagctttgttctttttactcagtattgctttggctatttggggtcttttggggttccatatgaatgttaggatttttttttttttacttctgtgcAGAATGTCATTGATAAGTATTGCATTAAATCGATAGAtcattttgggtagtatggacatcttaacaatattaattcttgtAATGCATGAACACGGGATGGCTTTCCATTGTTTCGGTGTATCTTCTTCAGTTTCATTAGTGCTCTatcattttcattgtagagatatttcacttctttggttacatttatttctatttatttttataactattataaatgtgattgctttcttgctttcactATTGGCATATAGTAATGATACTAATTTTGATTTCACTGTTGACATACAGTAATGATACTATTAGTAAAGATactaattttgtatcttgcaactttgctgaatttgtttatcagttctaagagtttgttgatggagtctttagatttttttaaatataagatcatgtcatctacaaacaaggACAGTTTGacttatttctttccaatttggatcccctttctctctttctgttgcctaattactctggctaggactacaaatactatgttgaataaaagtggtaaaaaaTGGACATCCTTGTcctgttccagatcttagaggaaagactttccatttttccccatcatctGAACTAGAATTGTTACTGATGTTTTTCTATAtgtgactttcttttttctttggctgCCTCAAAGCTTTTCTCTTTAATTGGTTTTCAGCAGTGTAACTATGACAtatccaggtgtgtgtgtgtgtttgatccTGCTTGAGCTTCTTATTCTTAAGCTGCTTAACTTGGAAAATTCTAGgaaattatctcttcaaatattttgttgcCCTATTATCTCTCCTGTTTTTCCTACAGGGACTTTGTTTTCACGTATGTTAGATAACAGCTCTTAgatgctctgttttgtttttccaaaaaaatatatgtatatactcttctgtttccttgtattttcatttggataatttctattgaccTATCTGCAAGTTTACAGATTCTTTTCTTGACTGTATTTAGTCTGCTTATTACCCTATCAAGGAATTCATCATCTCtgatgtggggttttttttaacaGTATTTCCTTTGGACCATATTTTATAATTCCCATCTTTCTGTGGAAATATACCATCTGATCATGCATATTGTCCACTTTTTCCACTAGAtcttttaacatattaatcatagttgttttaatCTTCCCATTTAATAGTTTCAGCATCTTCTGAGTCACTtctagagtctggctctgttgatTGCTTTATCtcttgacaattttttttgttgattttgttttgtttttctttttacttttttggtatGACCTGCAATTTTTATTGGATACAAAAATCATGGTTAATAGAGACTGAAGTAAATGATGTGCTCAGAAATGAGCATATCTCTTCTTCCAGGTCATTAGTGTTGGGAAGATTGAGTCAGTAATTGGGCCAGGTTTGGGATTTGTGTTGCCATTGTTACCTTCAATGTACCACTGGCTTCAAATTTCTCCACTGGTGGGCTACTGTTACCTCGTGTTTTGTGTGAAGGAAGCAGGTAGCATACTAGAGGGTTTACTCAGAGTTCCTGCTCTGCCCTCAGCTCTCAGCTGTGAATGCCTGTGTCAGAAAGGGGTCTCTTCCCATGTTCTTGTCCCTCCTGTAATGGTAGACTGCTTGCATTTTGGTGCTAGGCTTCTGGTAGGGTCAGGGAGAATTTTTGGTCCTGCTGATCCAGTTTCAGTCTTAGGCAGCCCTATGCACCTGGGCCTCAGGAATGGGCCTTCTCACCTGTCCTAACCTGCCCTGCTCCCTGTGGCAGCCAAACTCTGCCTGTATCTGTTTAGAATTTGGGCAGGTGATAGTTTTCTGCCACTCTACTGGTCATAGCAGAGCTGTGCTTTTGTTGATGCAGGCTCCTGATTACAAGAGGTTCTGCTACACCCTGGGGCAATGGATCTTTGCCTGGTTCCAGAGGTGGATGGGTTCTGCCTCTACCCTTTTCCCAGTGGCCCTGCTCTACCCCCAGTTTTTCTCAGGAGCACCCATGGAGAAGATTTACAAATGAGTGCAAACTCTTCCTGTGTCTGGCACTCCCGCTTACCCTAGATGGATACACTGGGCCACACTTGGCTTTTAGGAATTCCTTAAAATTTTATCTGATTTCCTCTTACCTGCTTCCATGGTGGCCACATCTTCTTCCCACACTCTACCAAACCCAGAACAGTTTCTTGTGTCCTATTTCTCCTTGGAGGGGCGTGTTACTCTTTGAAATTCCGTTCCCTTGGTTTCTGTGTGACCGTGGCTCTCTGATGCATACAAGAACAGTTATGATTTTATAGATTATTGGGCTTTTACTTGTTAGGGTAGAAGTGATATTCTATGTTGGCTTTCTGTATTGTAAACCACCCTCTAAACTTTACTTGCCCCCACTTCATGACTTTTTAAGTCACCCATAGGCTCCTAAGATCTGAGCCCTCATAGACTCTGCAAAGCTAGGGCAGGGGTGAGCTTTTGGAATACAGAATACTGTAGAGGACATGACGGAAGAGGAGCGCCCATGGAGGAGAGGCATCCACAGGCCAAGgagtttctgttacttgcaataAAGGGCCTTTCCACATGAGCAAGAAGCAGCATTTAACTGTTCCTAGCTttcctttatattattttattctttttcatttcattttattttataaaatgacctTCAGAGTGACTGTCTTGCTCCAAAttcccccttttcttcttttttctcatctTAGAGAGCACATCAAAGTTTTAAAGATGTGTGAAAAACTTTGCAAGGTAGCCCTTATGTGCCTGGCATGACTTATTCTTTCAATTCAGAGTTATTGTTATTGAGTTGAAGAAAGGTCAGGCCTTGCTGTGCTCGTTTAATGGACTTCAAGTtctttcttgggttttttttgtttagttttgtattGTTGTGTAAAAGAGAAATTTTTCTAACCCCCAGTTTCTCAACTCTAATTCTAAATACCCCTTGATAAACATGATGATCCCCTACCTTTctttaatgttatttatatttcagATTAAATAACTTGATTCAAGCAAACCAGAGAGATAAACGGCTGCTTTGTTTTCATACTACACCCTCTCCCCATTCTGAGCCACCCCATGCCCACACCCTAGCCCCACACCAGAATGACTGCTTAGACTTGGTGACTGTTTTGACCAGGGTATTGAATCTGGATATTGAAACATCATTTTCTCATGATGTTTTTTGAGGAATAATCAAACAGAAAATGGGAACAAATGAGTCTTGAAAGACAGGAGTCTTTCAAGTGGAAGTCTTTCAAGTATTTCAAGTGGAATAGGAAACAGGAGGTGATTTTCTTCCAGCAGGGCATTAACTATCTGTGTGCCCTTAGACAAGACTGCAACTCCACAACCCGGTTTCTTGTTCCTCTTCTCCAGAGCAAGCTACATCGATTGAATCAGTGCCAGACACTTTGTTGCCAGCAGAAGAAATGAGGTTCACCTATTCCTTATCCCATTTCAAGATGAGAATTTATGAAATTACCCATGCCCATTTATGAAATTGCCACTACTTAAGTATCCCAGATGGTAATTTTAGTGGCCTCCTATTTTTAGTGACAGCCTTCTATTAAATAAAGTAGGCAGTTATGTAAGAAAGATGTATGTTTTTCTATAGGACTCAATAtggctatttatatttttaatgctaaatatgagtttataaacatttttatttttcctgaatttgCTGTGGTGCAGAATGTTTCCCTAGCCTCTTTCTAGTTCATTGCTTCATCTAAAATCATTCCCGGTATGAAATTGTTATTCTGTTGGCTAATGTACAAATGAACCTTTGTTTCTTTCTAGTTCTAAATTTTAAGATTGTCAAGAAATGCAAAATTTCAGGGTTGATATGGAGGTAGGTTCTTTGGAAGCTGGTTTTCTTGCAGTCCAGACACTGTTTGTGTATTCTTTCTCTTGAGGTTACTAAGTGCTAATAGAGTAGCAGAATTGCACCAAGTTTCCCTTCTGTTGTATTCACCACTCAGAAGCTTTGGGTGATGAGTACTCCTTCACAGTATAACAGCCAATTCTGAGAAATAgtttatactattttttaaaagtattttgaggCACAAGTGTCTCAGCAGAAACCTGCATTTTTTCCTCTGGTTTTAGATGGTTAATGCATGTGAGTATTATGCATTTAATGTTCTTCCAGTTAAAAAGGTATATGTATAGCACATGTAGGTtgaataattttcattatttagttTAAACTAGCTTGCATTACAAGGCAGCATAAACAATAGATCCTAGCTCTCTGCTTCTGACCAGCTACTTAGCTTAGGCAAGTATTTGATCACTGCCAGGCTGAACAATGAAAGCCAAGTTGAAATGAGTAAGAGTGGGATAAGGATTCCAGGAATTAGGCAATTTGGGGCTCAATCTCCTGCCATTGAACACCagttctccttccctcccacacAAGTGCTTCTGTCctccccttccttttctcctggCTGTGGAAGACCATTTCGCCAGCTTCTCCTGTATTCACATCCACTTGTTGCTCCCAGCCAGAGATTCTGGTCCACCCATTAAGGAGCGCAAGCTCACATCTGTTCTCTTCCTTATTGGTCTCTAAACAAGCATACTCCTCTATCGGTGTTTTCTGATCACTTTATCTGCTAGTGAGGAAGGAGAAGCAGATTCAGGCCTTGATGTGCTATGGAGACAGTTCTAGGCAACAGCagatggagggagaggaagagacaggaagTCTCTGCTAAGGGGTGTCCTTGATGTCATTATATCTGCCCGTGGTTGGGTGGCCATCATGTTCATGTGTCTGCAACTGATAACCAGAAGTCTCCATTCAAAGCCTGGGCTAGTTTGTGAAAAGCATGGCAATGTTCTTAAAGCCACAGTGTGGTGTTTAAGCTGCTGCCTGTTCCACATACATGGgtatgtgagcatgtgtgtatgtTATTAACTTACTTTGCTATTAGGCCTTTTCCctcttaataaaaaagaaacctgtTTATCTGAAATGTATCATTTATAACAAATTAGAAAGTGTAACGGAATATTAATCAGcctgtaaaaatgaaagaataaaagattaCAATGTTGAGAAAATACTATATATTTCTTAATGGATCAGTGGATAAACCACCTccatatatttttgtaattgttcTACTAGTGTCATCTTTGAGACACGATATATAAAGATTATAAAATTCCCTGAGTCAGTATGTTGTCTTTATCAAAGGtaaatgtgtcttttaaaaactaaagacatcggtcaggtgtggtggctcacacctgtaatcccagcactttgggaggctgaggcaggtggatcacgaggtcaggagatcgagaccatcctggctaacatggtgaaaccccgtctctactgggaaaaaaaaactaaagacgtcattctgaaaaatagaaaattatacatTTGTTTCATGTCCTTATGCATGGCTGATTACAAAACTAATTTCATGCTAACTCACTCAAATTGATGTAATACAATCTATGCTTTAGGGATTTGAAATGGCTTTAATATAATGTATCTTACAGATACAATTACCacagtttttatgtattttgcaCTTTATTGTTCTGAGGATATAATTGTAAAGAAATATTCTACCTTGTGGCTTTTATGTTTTGTCTTGGCACTCAGATCACAAAAGCTTCTATGGTTCATTTTGAAACTTTGAGGAAAATGATACCCATATGATTTAAAGTTTAAGTTTAATTACCTTCTGCAAATTGCTTTTGGAAGTATAGGTAGTTAGAAAGTAAAAGTGGTTTTAAATTTCAGAGATAGAGTATAGcataatagctttttaaaatacagatattttCTATCCAGAGCAGGAAAATTAGAATTGCCTTTGGATAATATTCAACaatgttcttttctttgtcaTGAAAGTGATATAATTCCAACTCCCATCcctatttcttatttataaatacaatgaATACTGAAAATTTGTCATAGATTTTATACACATACTGAAAGGCAGTATCATCTTTTAGGTTTAAAATTGTGAAAGATCTTTTGAGGTAATTTGAGCacttttttcaaataataaaggTCTCCATACAAGGAAGGacttaaatacacacacagatgtgGATGTCAGCCCCTTAAGATGAGAACATGTTACCTTAAGCAGGAAAGTTGAACAGTGCCTTACTGGTGATGCTAATAACTTCTTTAGAAATAAGTGCTGCCTGAAGTTTTAAACTTAGTCCTTTTAATAATCTATTAATATTAAGGTACAAGGTGACATTGTTCTAAGCATTGGGGCATAGTAATAGGTTTTAATAAATCCAACTCTACGATTTTAGGAGCTCCAACAGCTATAATCTAGCCCTTCATCTCAGACTTACATGTCTATCTGATGTATACTGATGACTGATCTAGTGTGAGACTTTGGAGAGAGGAATCTCTGCTGGAATTCCCATTTAACAGATACTTAATTGGTTTGTACTTAGCTGTTTCTCATCATTTGGTGCAAATAGTTTCCAGAAATAGTCTAGACGTCTTAGCCCAAGTAGTCAGGAAATGGTTTTTAAACTTAGGGTACATCCTCCATCACATGGAGTGCTACCTTGATGTAAATTCCTGGGCACCAGCCCCAGGGAGCTGGTTCCATGGGCCTAGCAATCTGCATTGCAACCAGGTAACCCAGATGATTCTGAGGCAGGTGGTCTGGTGACAAGCCTTTGAGAAGTATTGGTGTAGGAGGCGTACGTAGAAACAGGGCCTGTTCCATGGTGTATGACCTGTACAGTTGCACAGGCTTCACACTGACTCAGCCCTGGGCTTCACTTAGCTCCTCTGTcaccttgaaattcttaataatttttaatcaaggaatcctgcattttattttcacttttctctgggCTCTgaaaattgtttctttctttctattttttgagacaggatcttgttctgttgtccagattggagtgctgtggcaagatcatagctcattgcagcctcaatctcctgggctcaagcaatcttcccatctcagccccctgaatagctaggactacaggcatgagccaccatatccggctaatcaattttttttttttttgagacggattctcactctgttgcccaggctggagtgcagtgacacaatctcggctcactgtaacctttgcctcatggattcaaatgattctcctgcctcagcctcccgagtgggtgggattacaggcacctgccaccatgcccggctaatttttgtatttttagtagagacagggtttcagcacgttggccaggctggtctcaaacttctgacctcggggGATCTgccccttcttggcctcccaaagtgctgggattacaggcatgagccgccatgcccggccaaaaaaaatttttttttgtggagatgggatctcactgtattacccaggttggtctcaaactcctcacctcaagcaatcctcctgccttagcctcccaaagtgctgagtttatagGTGTGAAcctccgtgcctggcctgaaattgtTCTTCTTGATAAATATGAATTGCAATTATTCAATAATGATTTCATACCTGTTGGTATTAGGCTGTCAACTCCAAGGCCAATTCTGAGCTTTAGAGATGAATGAGTATCATTCATCACAGGAACATAGAATAGGAAATCTTAATAGTATGATTTTTTTCAAGGAAATTAAATTTCTATTCATAATCTTGAACATAGAAAcctatatttatgttattttaatatacggtctttttttcctctcaggaTGGTACAAAACAGAAGAGGGAACGGAAAAAGACAGTCTCATTCAGCAGCATGCCAACAGAGAAGAAGATCAGCAGTGCAAGTGATTGTATTAATTCAATGGTTGAGGGTTCAGAACTCAAAAAGGTTCGCTCCAACTCTAGAATTTATCATAGGTACTTTTTACTGGATGCTGACATGCAGAGCCTAAGGTGGGAGCCATctaagaaggattctgagaaagccAAGATTGACATTAAATCCATCAAGGAAGTGAGAACAGGAAAAAACACAGACATATTCCGCAGCAATGGCATTTCTGACCAGATATCTGAAGATTGTGCGTTTTCCGTCATATATGGAGAGAATTATGAGTCACTGGATTTGGTTGCCAACTCCGCAGATGTTGCAAACATCTGGGTTACGGGACTGCGGTACCTAATTTCTTATGGAAAACATACACTTGATATGTTAGAAAGTAGCCAAGATAACATGAGGACTTCTTGGGTTTCACAAATGTTTAGTGAAATCGATGTAGATAACCTTGGACATATAACTCTGTGTAATGCTGTGCAATGTATCAGAAACCTCAATCCTGGTTTAAAAACGAGCAAAATTGAGCTTAAGTTCAAAGAATTGCATAAATCAAAGGACAAAGCTGGTACCGAGGTCACAAAGGAAGAATTTATTGAGGTTTTTCATGAGCTTTGTACTAGACctgaaatttatttccttttagttcAGTTTTCAAGCAATAAAGAATTCCTTGATACCAAGGACCTTATGATGTTTCTTGAGGCAGAACAGGGTGTGGCAcatataaatgaggaaataagcCTTGAAATTATTCACAAATATGAACCATCCAAAGAGGGTCGGGAAAAGGGCTGGCTCTCCATAGACGGGTTCACTAATTACCTTATGTCACCTGACTGTTATATATTTGATCCAGAACATAAGAAGGTCTGTCAGGATATGAAGCAACCTCTGTCTCATTACTTTATAAACTCATCTCATAATACATACTTAATAGAGGATCAGTTCCGAGGTCCCTCCGACATCACAGGATATATTCGAGCTCTTAAAATGGGTTGCCGGAGTGTTGAATTAGATGTATGGGATGGGCCGGACAATGAACCTGTAATTTACACAGGCCACACCATGACCTCTCAGATAGTTTTCCGCAGTGTCATTGATATTATTAACAAGTATGCATTCTTTGCTTCAGAGTATCCTCTTATCTTGTGTTTAGAAAACCACTGTTCCATTAAACAACAGAAGGTAATGGTTCAGCACATGAAGAAACTTTTAGGAGACAAGCTCTATACAACATCACCCAATGTTGAGGAATCTTATCTACCATCCCCAGATGTCCTGAAAGGGAAAATACTAATTAAAGCAAAGAAGCTGTCCTCAAATTGTTCTGGGGTAGAAGGAGATGTTACTGATGAAGATGAAGGAGCAGAAATGTCTCAGAGGATGGGAAAAGAGAACATGGAGCAACCCAATAATGTGCCTGTAAAGCGATTTCAGCTTTGTAAAGAACTGTCTGAACTGGTCAGCATCTGCAAATcagttcagttcaaagaatttcaGGTGTCATTTCAGGTTCAGAAGTACTGGGAAGTCTGTTCCTTTAATGAAGTGCTTGCCAGCAAGTACGCCAATGAAAATCCAGGGGACTTTGTAAATTACAACAAACGTTTTCTTGCTAGGGTTTTTCCCAGTCCAATGAGAATTGATTCCAGTAACATGAATCCTCAAGATTTTTGGAAATGTGGTTGCCAAATTGTAGCCATGAACTTTCAGACACCAGGACTGATGATGGACCTGAATATTGGCTGGTTTAGGCAGAACGGAAACTGTGGCTATGTCCTCCGGCCAGCCATCATGAGGGAGGAGGTCTCCTTCTTCAGCGCCAATACAAAAGACTCTGTCCCAGGGGTCTCACCTCAACTTCTTCACATTAAAATCATCAGTGGGCAGAACTTTCCCAAGCCCAAAGGATCAGGTGCCAAAGGTGATGTGGTAGATCCTTATGTCTATGTTGAAATCCATGGAATCCCTGCTGATTGTGCAGAACAAAGGACAAAAACAGTGCACCAGAATGGAGACGCTCCCATTTTTGATGAAAGCTTTGAATTTCAAATCAACCTGCCTGAACTGGCCATGGTGCGCTTTGTAGTGCTGGATGATGACTACATTGGGGATGAATTCATCGGCCAGTACACAATTCCCTTTGAATGTTTACAGACGGGCTACCGCCATGTCCCCCTGCAGTCCTTAACTGGAGAGGTCCTTGCACATGCTTCTTTATTTGTCCACGTGGCTATTACTAAccgaagaggaggagggaagccTCATAAAAGGGGCCTTTCtgtgagaaaagggaagaaatccAGGGAATATGCATCTTTGAGAACACTGTGGATTAAAACTGTGGATGAGGTATTCAAGAATGCCCAGCCCCCTATACGGGATGCCACAGATCTGAGAGAAAACATGCAGGTGCGTGCTTGTGTTTAATTATTTACTCAATGGTTTTCCTACTTAGTACATGTCcatagtttataaatatattggttttttaataatagtatatttaagtagttttaaaattctgattaGTTCTTAGAATGTTTGCCACTAGTCTCTTTTTTATCATTTAACTTCCTAAAGATACAGTTGATGTTGaaaatattgattacatattgGGATAGGTGAGTCTCGTTGCTGTGTTACACACCTTCGTCCCAGTCCCCGTTAATGACTGCTGAACAgttccttgtttttttctgataGTATACATGGGAATCTCTGGGATTTCTGAATATTCCTTACCTGGGACACAAATTGATGAtctatcaaaataaaaaggaTATAGGTCAAAGTAAAATGGATGTGATCCAGTCCTTTCTTACGAAGCTGTAATGCTGAGGAGATGGGAAACCTTTAAATGAgccataaatatatgtgtatgcatagtGAGCCTCCTCTTGATTTGAGAGGATAGCTAATTCTGTAAGTAAAAGAGATGTCTGTATTTATTAGAAGTTTAAGATAATAATTACCTCTGAAATATATAATGGCTAAAAGCAGTCAGTTAGGAATTACATGTTTAATTAAGGATCGCCCACACATCTAGCCATACACTAGGACCCCTGAGTGACACAGAGCTAGACAGCAAGGGCCTGCCTCATGCAGACAGCAGCCCTAACCTGTCATAGTGTGTGagaagtggtgtgtgtgtgataagtGCTCCATgtctgtttattttgtattttaaaaattatattttaaaatgaccaaTGAGAATGATGCCAACAAATAAAATCTGACtgagaaaattcaacattttttccCTATCAACTAATTCTATGTGTACTTCGTGAATAAAAGACCTTCCCACAATaaggaaatttgttttctttctcttaaagtAAAAGCATAACAGACATATGAAGGGCTTTTCCCTGTTTTTGAGGGTGAAAGTGGTTTGGTAAACCCTCAGCTCTGAGCAAGTGCATTGTCCACTGCCCAGTGGCTGCTGTGGTGTGTGTAACACAGAATTCCTTTGAGGATCTGTCAGAGCTCAAGCATTGTCTTTTCCAAAGCCTCGTCTGCACTGAACCTGACAAAGCAGTCGGTAGTGATACTGAATGAGCACCTGCCATGCACAAGCAATCTAGGCCATGAAGATGCAGTGGTGAACAAACAGATTGACTGCCTGCCTTTAAGGGGCTTGCATGCTAGTTGGGGGCAGGCAGTGGGAAGGGGAAACAGACGGGAGGCAGGCAGATAAACAAATAGAACAACTGCAGGTATGAGTAAGTGGTGCAATAAGAGTGACTGGGGAACTGCACTTTAAATATCACAGTCATGATTGATTTCTGTAACTGTCAATATCAAAGTGATTTGAGCCAATGATCTATAGTTTGATGTCCATATTTAAagcaatattaataaaaatgaaatgtttaaatttaaaactaaagtGTTCATTCCCAAGAACCTGCATTATTTGAGAGCAGAAGGCACAGGCCTGCAGGGCCTACGTCCACCCCCTCT
This region of Gorilla gorilla gorilla isolate KB3781 chromosome 2, NHGRI_mGorGor1-v2.1_pri, whole genome shotgun sequence genomic DNA includes:
- the PLCL2 gene encoding inactive phospholipase C-like protein 2 isoform X3, which encodes MIVSFLRPSQPCRTDGTKQKRERKKTVSFSSMPTEKKISSASDCINSMVEGSELKKVRSNSRIYHRYFLLDADMQSLRWEPSKKDSEKAKIDIKSIKEVRTGKNTDIFRSNGISDQISEDCAFSVIYGENYESLDLVANSADVANIWVTGLRYLISYGKHTLDMLESSQDNMRTSWVSQMFSEIDVDNLGHITLCNAVQCIRNLNPGLKTSKIELKFKELHKSKDKAGTEVTKEEFIEVFHELCTRPEIYFLLVQFSSNKEFLDTKDLMMFLEAEQGVAHINEEISLEIIHKYEPSKEGREKGWLSIDGFTNYLMSPDCYIFDPEHKKVCQDMKQPLSHYFINSSHNTYLIEDQFRGPSDITGYIRALKMGCRSVELDVWDGPDNEPVIYTGHTMTSQIVFRSVIDIINKYAFFASEYPLILCLENHCSIKQQKVMVQHMKKLLGDKLYTTSPNVEESYLPSPDVLKGKILIKAKKLSSNCSGVEGDVTDEDEGAEMSQRMGKENMEQPNNVPVKRFQLCKELSELVSICKSVQFKEFQVSFQVQKYWEVCSFNEVLASKYANENPGDFVNYNKRFLARVFPSPMRIDSSNMNPQDFWKCGCQIVAMNFQTPGLMMDLNIGWFRQNGNCGYVLRPAIMREEVSFFSANTKDSVPGVSPQLLHIKIISGQNFPKPKGSGAKGDVVDPYVYVEIHGIPADCAEQRTKTVHQNGDAPIFDESFEFQINLPELAMVRFVVLDDDYIGDEFIGQYTIPFECLQTGYRHVPLQSLTGEVLAHASLFVHVAITNRRGGGKPHKRGLSVRKGKKSREYASLRTLWIKTVDEVFKNAQPPIRDATDLRENMQNAVVSFKELCGLSSVANLMQCMLAVSPRFLGPDNTPLVVLNLSEQYPTMELQGIVPEVLKKIVTTYDMMIQSLKALIENADAVYEKIVHCQKAAMEFHEHLHSIGTKEGLKERKLQKAVESFTWNITILKAKEDKARGYISRCKKNFDKIQFPFVMKILSELGIERTLLNLIRNIYKNHTAYIIFKGEKLKAFPIRLGTKQRCSLTPLLSTLTWKSSPT
- the PLCL2 gene encoding inactive phospholipase C-like protein 2 isoform X1, which produces MAECGRGGAAGGALPTSPGPALGAKGALKAGVGEGGGGGGRLGHGRARYDSGGVSNGDCSLGVSGDEARASPTRGPRGVALAPTPSAVVCTLPRESKPGGLPRRSSIIKDGTKQKRERKKTVSFSSMPTEKKISSASDCINSMVEGSELKKVRSNSRIYHRYFLLDADMQSLRWEPSKKDSEKAKIDIKSIKEVRTGKNTDIFRSNGISDQISEDCAFSVIYGENYESLDLVANSADVANIWVTGLRYLISYGKHTLDMLESSQDNMRTSWVSQMFSEIDVDNLGHITLCNAVQCIRNLNPGLKTSKIELKFKELHKSKDKAGTEVTKEEFIEVFHELCTRPEIYFLLVQFSSNKEFLDTKDLMMFLEAEQGVAHINEEISLEIIHKYEPSKEGREKGWLSIDGFTNYLMSPDCYIFDPEHKKVCQDMKQPLSHYFINSSHNTYLIEDQFRGPSDITGYIRALKMGCRSVELDVWDGPDNEPVIYTGHTMTSQIVFRSVIDIINKYAFFASEYPLILCLENHCSIKQQKVMVQHMKKLLGDKLYTTSPNVEESYLPSPDVLKGKILIKAKKLSSNCSGVEGDVTDEDEGAEMSQRMGKENMEQPNNVPVKRFQLCKELSELVSICKSVQFKEFQVSFQVQKYWEVCSFNEVLASKYANENPGDFVNYNKRFLARVFPSPMRIDSSNMNPQDFWKCGCQIVAMNFQTPGLMMDLNIGWFRQNGNCGYVLRPAIMREEVSFFSANTKDSVPGVSPQLLHIKIISGQNFPKPKGSGAKGDVVDPYVYVEIHGIPADCAEQRTKTVHQNGDAPIFDESFEFQINLPELAMVRFVVLDDDYIGDEFIGQYTIPFECLQTGYRHVPLQSLTGEVLAHASLFVHVAITNRRGGGKPHKRGLSVRKGKKSREYASLRTLWIKTVDEVFKNAQPPIRDATDLRENMQNAVVSFKELCGLSSVANLMQCMLAVSPRFLGPDNTPLVVLNLSEQYPTMELQGIVPEVLKKIVTTYDMMIQSLKALIENADAVYEKIVHCQKAAMEFHEHLHSIGTKEGLKERKLQKAVESFTWNITILKAKEDKARGYISRCKKNFDKIQFPFVMKILSELGIERTLLNLIRNIYKNHTAYIIFKGEKLKAFPIRLGTKQRCSLTPLLSTLTWKSSPT
- the PLCL2 gene encoding inactive phospholipase C-like protein 2 isoform X2, which produces MAECGRGGAAGGALPTSPGPALGAKGALKAGVGEGGGGGGRLGHGRARYDSGGVSNGDCSLGVSGDEARASPTRGPRGVALAPTPSAVVCTLPRESKPGGLPRRSSIIKDGTKQKRERKKTVSFSSMPTEKKISSASDCINSMVEGSELKKVRSNSRIYHRYFLLDADMQSLRWEPSKKDSEKAKIDIKSIKEVRTGKNTDIFRSNGISDQISEDCAFSVIYGENYESLDLVANSADVANIWVTGLRYLISYGKHTLDMLESSQDNMRTSWVSQMFSEIDVDNLGHITLCNAVQCIRNLNPGLKTSKIELKFKELHKSKDKAGTEVTKEEFIEVFHELCTRPEIYFLLVQFSSNKEFLDTKDLMMFLEAEQGVAHINEEISLEIIHKYEPSKEGREKGWLSIDGFTNYLMSPDCYIFDPEHKKVCQDMKQPLSHYFINSSHNTYLIEDQFRGPSDITGYIRALKMGCRSVELDVWDGPDNEPVIYTGHTMTSQIVFRSVIDIINKYAFFASEYPLILCLENHCSIKQQKVMVQHMKKLLGDKLYTTSPNVEESYLPSPDVLKGKILIKAKKLSSNCSGVEGDVTDEDEGAEMSQRMGKENMEQPNNVPVKRFQLCKELSELVSICKSVQFKEFQVSFQVQKYWEVCSFNEVLASKYANENPGDFVNYNKRFLARVFPSPMRIDSSNMNPQDFWKCGCQIVAMNFQTPGLMMDLNIGWFRQNGNCGYVLRPAIMREEVSFFSANTKDSVPGVSPQLLHIKIISGQNFPKPKGSGAKGDVVDPYVYVEIHGIPADCAEQRTKTVHQNGDAPIFDESFEFQINLPELAMVRFVVLDDDYIGDEFIGQYTIPFECLQTGYRHVPLQSLTGEVLAHASLFVHVAITNRRGGGKPHKRGLSVRKGKKSREYASLRTLWIKTVDEVFKNAQPPIRDATDLRENMQNAVVSFKELCGLSSVANLMQCMLAVSPRFLGPDNTPLVVLNLSEQYPTMELQGIVPEVLKKIVTTYDMMIQSLKALIENADAVYEKIVHCQKAAMEFHEHLHSIGTKEGLKERKLQKAVESFTWNITILKGQADLLKYAKNETLENLKQIHFAAVSCGLNKPGTENADVQKPRRSLEVIPEKANDETGE